In Virgibacillus sp. NKC19-16, a single genomic region encodes these proteins:
- a CDS encoding chemotaxis protein CheW, which produces MENETIMGKVIVFQLKDEEYAVSVQQIGSIKRMQPITRVPQTADFVKGVINLRGVIIPIIDLSARFGIKKTEPNEATRIIIVNVEEKEVGLIVDAATDVIDIQRNAIEPALEVVGAVDTNYIEGVVKLESRLLILLDLPKVLIPEEINVTKTVEG; this is translated from the coding sequence TTGGAAAATGAAACAATAATGGGTAAAGTAATCGTTTTTCAATTAAAAGATGAAGAATACGCGGTTTCTGTACAACAAATTGGATCAATTAAACGTATGCAGCCAATTACGAGAGTTCCGCAAACAGCTGATTTTGTTAAAGGAGTTATTAATTTACGTGGTGTAATAATCCCGATCATTGATTTAAGTGCTCGCTTTGGTATCAAGAAGACCGAGCCAAATGAAGCAACACGAATCATTATCGTAAATGTTGAGGAAAAAGAGGTAGGTCTGATTGTCGATGCGGCTACTGATGTGATCGACATCCAAAGAAATGCGATTGAACCCGCTCTGGAAGTAGTTGGGGCTGTAGACACTAACTATATAGAAGGTGTAGTTAAGCTTGAGAGCCGTTTACTTATTTTACTCGATTTACCAAAAGTGTTAATACCTGAGGAAATAAATGTTACAAAAACAGTGGAAGGGTAG
- the pyrH gene encoding UMP kinase, with the protein MTTACYRRIVLKLSGEALSGEHGYGIEPKVIQSIASQVKEVAELGVEIAVVVGGGNIWRGKVGSEMGMDRATADYMGMLATIMNSLALQDALETIDIPTRVQTSIEMRQVAEPYIRRKAIRHLEKKRVVIFAAGTGNPYFSTDTTAALRAAEIEAEVILMAKNNVDGVYTDDPKINKSAQKYESLTFLEMLNADLGVMDSTASSLCMDNDIQLIVFSIMEEGNIKRVVAGETIGTTIRGK; encoded by the coding sequence ATGACAACTGCTTGTTACCGTAGAATTGTACTCAAATTAAGTGGAGAAGCTTTAAGTGGTGAACATGGATATGGCATTGAACCTAAAGTGATTCAATCCATCGCAAGTCAAGTAAAAGAAGTGGCAGAACTTGGAGTTGAAATCGCCGTCGTTGTAGGTGGAGGAAATATATGGCGTGGAAAAGTCGGCAGCGAAATGGGAATGGATCGCGCAACAGCTGATTATATGGGAATGTTAGCAACAATAATGAATTCTCTTGCACTCCAGGATGCTCTGGAAACCATTGATATTCCAACTCGTGTACAAACATCAATCGAAATGCGCCAGGTAGCTGAGCCTTATATTAGAAGAAAAGCAATTCGTCACTTAGAAAAGAAACGGGTTGTTATCTTCGCTGCAGGTACAGGAAATCCTTACTTTTCTACAGATACAACTGCAGCATTACGAGCTGCAGAGATTGAGGCGGAAGTAATTCTCATGGCCAAAAATAATGTAGATGGTGTATACACGGATGATCCAAAAATCAATAAATCTGCCCAGAAGTATGAAAGTTTAACGTTTTTGGAAATGTTAAACGCAGATCTGGGTGTTATGGATTCAACAGCATCATCCTTATGTATGGATAATGATATTCAATTAATTGTATTTTCCATTATGGAAGAAGGCAACATAAAACGAGTTGTTGCTGGTGAAACAATTGGAACAACTATAAGGGGGAAATAA
- a CDS encoding DUF6115 domain-containing protein has translation MISFVLIISFLLHIVSFLAIYQLFKQIQQLKQTNSGEIIELLDVYLQEIKDENRLLQEELSSKAKEGEPPEVIQTARKTEEEPTNEYLPTEMQANDRVETSLQARILKLHNEGFQEAEIARKLNCGKTEAALIIKLHA, from the coding sequence ATGATATCATTCGTACTGATCATAAGTTTTTTATTACACATCGTATCATTTTTAGCTATTTATCAACTCTTTAAGCAAATTCAGCAGTTAAAACAAACGAATTCCGGTGAGATCATCGAACTATTGGACGTGTACCTTCAAGAAATAAAAGATGAGAATAGGCTTCTGCAAGAAGAATTATCATCTAAAGCTAAAGAGGGGGAACCTCCTGAGGTAATACAAACAGCAAGGAAGACAGAAGAAGAGCCTACCAATGAATATCTACCTACTGAAATGCAAGCCAATGATCGTGTAGAAACCTCACTGCAAGCAAGAATCCTCAAGCTTCATAATGAAGGATTCCAAGAAGCCGAAATTGCCCGGAAGTTAAACTGCGGTAAAACAGAAGCGGCACTTATTATTAAATTACATGCATAA
- the rseP gene encoding RIP metalloprotease RseP: MTTVVAFIFMFGLLVFIHEWGHLIFAKRAGMLAREFAIGFGPKVFSFTRNETLYTIRLIPAGGYVRVAGEDPEIIDLKPGHHIGLEFNDGGKIDKIIVNNKSKHPNARVIEVEHADLDHELVIEGYEIDEEEKLRFDVDPKAFFIMDERETQIAPYDRQFASKSPGKRAMQLFAGPMMNFVLAIVLFLILGMVQGVPVDEAKMSEIVEGSPAEEAGLQANDEIIEIEGNSIATWEEFTAIVQDNPAEELDMTIDRNGEEETVTVVPDEVETQVEGMSIGQVGVQRAFEKSFLGTFEYGFTQTYETTRTILTNLGMLITGQVSIELLSGPVGIYDATDQIVQTGFMNFVMWTAILSVNLGIVNLVPLPALDGGRLMFVGIEALRGKPIAPEKEGIFHFVGFALLMLLMIVVTWNDIQRLFL; this comes from the coding sequence TTGACAACAGTTGTAGCTTTTATATTCATGTTTGGATTACTGGTGTTTATTCATGAGTGGGGTCATTTAATCTTTGCAAAACGCGCAGGAATGCTAGCCCGTGAATTTGCAATTGGCTTCGGACCAAAGGTTTTTTCATTTACCAGAAACGAAACATTATATACGATACGTTTAATTCCAGCTGGCGGATATGTACGTGTTGCCGGTGAAGATCCCGAGATTATTGATTTAAAACCAGGTCATCATATCGGACTCGAATTTAATGATGGAGGGAAAATTGATAAAATAATTGTTAATAATAAATCAAAGCATCCAAATGCTCGAGTTATTGAAGTGGAACATGCAGATCTGGATCATGAATTAGTAATAGAAGGCTATGAGATAGATGAAGAAGAAAAGTTACGCTTTGACGTAGATCCTAAGGCATTCTTTATCATGGACGAGCGAGAAACGCAAATCGCGCCATATGACCGCCAGTTTGCTTCTAAGAGTCCAGGAAAAAGGGCGATGCAACTGTTTGCCGGTCCCATGATGAACTTTGTACTGGCGATTGTACTTTTTCTTATCTTAGGAATGGTTCAGGGTGTCCCTGTTGATGAAGCAAAAATGAGTGAGATTGTAGAAGGAAGTCCAGCAGAGGAAGCAGGGTTACAGGCGAATGATGAAATTATAGAAATTGAAGGAAATTCTATAGCCACATGGGAAGAATTTACTGCCATTGTACAAGATAACCCAGCTGAGGAACTGGATATGACTATTGATCGTAATGGGGAAGAGGAAACTGTTACGGTAGTTCCAGACGAAGTTGAAACACAGGTAGAGGGAATGTCAATTGGACAAGTTGGGGTTCAAAGGGCTTTTGAAAAATCATTCTTAGGTACTTTTGAATATGGGTTTACCCAGACATATGAAACAACCAGAACGATTTTGACGAATTTAGGTATGTTGATTACCGGACAGGTTTCCATTGAATTATTGTCCGGCCCTGTTGGTATATATGATGCGACAGATCAAATTGTTCAGACAGGCTTTATGAATTTTGTGATGTGGACTGCTATTTTAAGTGTCAACTTAGGTATTGTAAATCTAGTTCCGCTTCCTGCACTTGACGGTGGGCGATTAATGTTTGTTGGAATAGAAGCACTACGTGGCAAACCAATTGCTCCTGAAAAAGAAGGGATCTTCCATTTTGTCGGTTTTGCATTATTAATGCTGTTAATGATTGTCGTTACATGGAATGATATACAACGGCTCTTCTTGTAA
- the frr gene encoding ribosome recycling factor has protein sequence MSEKIVKEMQTKMSQAVQAFSKTLATVRAGRASASLLDNVYVDYYGATTPLNQLSSISVPEARLLVISPYDKSSLSDVEKAIQKADLGVSPTNDGNVIRINMPPLTEERRKDLVKVVGKYAEEARVQVRNIRREANDQLKKAEKNNDLTEDDLRGLQDKVQKETDTQTAKIDQISKDKENDIMEV, from the coding sequence ATGTCGGAAAAGATCGTAAAAGAGATGCAGACAAAAATGTCACAAGCTGTACAAGCATTCTCGAAAACACTGGCAACTGTAAGAGCGGGTAGGGCAAGTGCGAGCTTACTGGATAATGTTTATGTAGATTATTACGGTGCAACAACACCATTGAATCAGCTATCCTCTATTTCCGTACCAGAGGCAAGATTACTTGTCATTTCACCATATGATAAATCATCACTTTCTGATGTTGAAAAAGCAATTCAAAAAGCTGATCTTGGTGTGTCACCAACAAATGATGGAAATGTTATCCGAATAAACATGCCGCCTTTAACGGAAGAAAGACGGAAAGATTTAGTGAAAGTTGTTGGTAAGTATGCAGAAGAAGCACGCGTCCAAGTACGAAATATTCGTCGTGAGGCAAATGATCAGTTGAAAAAAGCAGAAAAGAATAATGATCTCACAGAAGATGATTTACGTGGCCTGCAAGACAAGGTGCAAAAAGAAACGGACACTCAAACCGCTAAAATTGATCAAATTTCTAAAGACAAAGAAAATGATATTATGGAAGTGTAG
- the flhF gene encoding flagellar biosynthesis protein FlhF: MKVKKFVAPTMPEAMNQIRKELGPDAVILNSKEISKGGFLGLFKKVSIEVIAALDPEPAERKTNKSIRHNPRDNNGNVSQMKNSNTEVLYELKQLKKALMYQSMSNENNYPADYQIVYQQLLEQEVGPELAKELVSKVVKQYTETKTTPSLDMIKEEIAKEIKNRLKDFSFKGIAYDKRIAQFVGPTGVGKTTTLAKIAAKSILKDNKKVAFITTDTYRIAAIEQLRTYARILDVPIEVAYTIEDYKSAIESFGSYDLILVDTAGRNFRDKYYVEELQNTIDVSMDMDTYLVLSLTAKTKDITEIYDQFSSIPIKEVIFTKIDETRQYGTLLNIVLQKQISIAYITNGQDVPDDLVHITPGIITNYIVGENNV, translated from the coding sequence ATGAAGGTAAAGAAATTCGTAGCACCAACGATGCCTGAAGCTATGAATCAAATCCGCAAAGAACTGGGCCCAGATGCGGTTATATTGAACTCAAAGGAAATCAGTAAAGGCGGATTTTTAGGGTTATTTAAAAAGGTAAGCATTGAAGTAATAGCAGCACTTGATCCTGAGCCGGCAGAAAGGAAAACAAACAAATCTATAAGACATAACCCACGTGATAACAATGGAAATGTTTCTCAAATGAAAAATAGCAACACGGAAGTACTGTATGAACTGAAACAGTTGAAAAAAGCTCTCATGTATCAGTCGATGTCAAATGAAAATAATTACCCGGCTGATTATCAAATTGTCTATCAACAATTGCTGGAACAAGAGGTAGGTCCTGAGCTGGCCAAAGAGCTCGTGAGTAAGGTGGTTAAACAGTACACAGAAACAAAAACCACCCCAAGTCTTGACATGATTAAAGAAGAAATAGCAAAAGAGATAAAAAATAGATTAAAGGATTTCTCTTTTAAAGGAATTGCGTATGATAAGAGAATTGCACAGTTTGTGGGCCCAACAGGAGTTGGAAAAACAACAACGCTGGCAAAAATAGCAGCAAAAAGCATACTAAAAGATAACAAAAAGGTTGCTTTTATTACCACAGACACGTATCGGATAGCAGCAATAGAACAATTGAGGACATACGCGCGAATTCTGGATGTCCCAATAGAAGTTGCCTATACGATAGAAGATTACAAAAGCGCTATTGAATCATTTGGAAGCTATGATTTAATACTTGTTGATACAGCAGGTAGAAATTTCCGTGATAAATACTATGTAGAAGAATTACAAAATACAATTGATGTAAGTATGGATATGGATACATATCTCGTTCTGTCATTGACTGCAAAGACAAAGGATATTACTGAAATATATGATCAGTTTTCGTCAATACCCATCAAAGAAGTTATTTTCACCAAAATTGATGAAACAAGACAGTATGGCACACTATTAAACATTGTACTGCAAAAACAAATAAGCATTGCTTATATTACAAACGGACAAGATGTACCAGATGACCTTGTTCACATAACGCCAGGTATCATTACGAACTATATAGTGGGTGAAAATAATGTATGA
- the rpsB gene encoding 30S ribosomal protein S2, translating into MATISMKQLLEAGVHFGHQTRRWNPKMKKYIFTERNGIYIIDLQKTVKKVDEAYKYVKEIASNGGSILFVGTKKQAQESVRDEATRSGMFYINQRWLGGTLTNFQTIRKRITRLKDIERMEEDGTFEVLPKKEVVDLLKEKDRLMKFLGGIKDMNKLPDAMFVIDPRKERIAIAEAHKLNIPIIAMVDTNCDPDEIDYVIPANDDAIRAVKLLTSKIADAILEVKQGEETEEVPENVQAEVKEETATEETDADAEVKTETNAESKQV; encoded by the coding sequence ATGGCAACAATTTCAATGAAACAATTATTAGAAGCTGGTGTACATTTTGGACATCAGACCCGCCGTTGGAATCCAAAGATGAAGAAATATATCTTCACAGAGCGTAACGGCATTTACATCATTGACCTTCAAAAAACAGTTAAAAAGGTTGATGAAGCGTACAAATATGTAAAAGAAATCGCATCAAATGGTGGTTCAATTCTTTTCGTTGGTACGAAAAAGCAAGCACAAGAGTCTGTTCGTGATGAAGCAACACGTTCAGGGATGTTCTATATTAACCAGCGCTGGTTAGGCGGTACACTTACAAACTTCCAAACGATTCGTAAACGTATTACTCGTCTAAAAGACATTGAACGTATGGAAGAGGATGGAACATTTGAAGTACTGCCGAAAAAAGAAGTTGTTGATTTATTAAAAGAAAAAGATCGCTTAATGAAGTTCTTGGGCGGGATTAAGGACATGAATAAATTACCGGATGCTATGTTCGTTATTGATCCACGTAAAGAACGTATTGCGATAGCTGAAGCACATAAATTAAACATCCCAATCATCGCAATGGTGGACACAAACTGTGACCCGGATGAAATTGATTATGTTATCCCAGCAAATGATGACGCCATTCGTGCGGTGAAACTATTGACTTCGAAAATTGCTGACGCTATTCTGGAAGTGAAACAAGGTGAAGAAACAGAAGAGGTACCAGAAAATGTGCAGGCAGAAGTAAAAGAAGAAACAGCTACAGAAGAAACAGACGCTGACGCTGAAGTTAAAACTGAAACGAATGCTGAATCAAAACAAGTGTAA
- a CDS encoding phosphatidate cytidylyltransferase, which produces MKQRTLTAILSMIVFLPFVIYGDWPFTLFVYVIATIGLIELMKMHKIVIYSVPSILAIGFLWVILFPMHDSSGYIGITDLTQTEVVMIFVLLLLSYTVLVKNKFTFDDTGFILLAIIYVGMGFFYLIETRNAGLNYILYALFIVWATDTGAYLFGRYFGKRKLWPKISPKKTIEGALGGVFLACVVAVVFQLIYPFAFSMLIVVGATIVASVFGQIGDLVESAFKRHYNVKDSGNILPGHGGILDRFDSLLFVLPLLHFIGFI; this is translated from the coding sequence ATGAAGCAACGAACTCTAACAGCAATTTTATCAATGATTGTATTTCTTCCATTTGTCATCTATGGAGATTGGCCTTTTACACTTTTTGTATATGTAATAGCTACAATTGGATTAATCGAACTTATGAAAATGCATAAGATAGTCATATATTCAGTGCCGTCTATACTGGCAATTGGATTTTTATGGGTGATTTTATTTCCCATGCATGATTCCTCTGGATATATTGGGATAACAGACCTAACGCAAACGGAAGTAGTAATGATTTTTGTATTGTTGTTGCTCTCTTACACCGTCTTAGTGAAAAATAAATTCACTTTTGATGACACCGGCTTTATTTTATTAGCGATTATATATGTAGGAATGGGATTCTTTTATTTAATTGAAACACGCAACGCAGGTCTTAACTATATTTTATATGCTTTATTCATCGTCTGGGCTACGGATACAGGTGCATATTTATTTGGGCGCTATTTCGGCAAGAGAAAGCTTTGGCCCAAAATAAGTCCAAAAAAAACGATAGAAGGAGCATTAGGCGGGGTGTTCCTTGCTTGTGTTGTTGCAGTAGTATTCCAGCTTATTTACCCATTTGCTTTTTCTATGCTTATTGTTGTAGGTGCTACAATAGTGGCGTCTGTTTTTGGACAAATTGGTGATTTAGTTGAATCAGCGTTTAAACGACATTATAATGTAAAAGATTCAGGTAACATTTTGCCTGGACATGGTGGGATATTAGACCGTTTCGATAGTTTGCTTTTTGTTTTACCATTGTTGCATTTTATAGGGTTTATATAA
- the tsf gene encoding translation elongation factor Ts produces MNVTAKMVKELREKTGAGMMDCKKALQETDGDMDKAINYLREKGISKAAKKADRIAAEGATYIETDGNSAVLLEVNCETDFVTKNDQFQQLLSELGKHIVKQQPANIEEAMKQALHGNGETVEAYINAAVAKIGEKISLRRFALINKTDNDAFGTYLHMGGNIGVLSLVEGTGDEQLAKDIAMHIAASNPRYVSRDEVPEEEVNQEREVLKTQALNEGKPENIVQKMVEGRLGKFFGEICLLEQDFVKDPDQKVKKYVADKGASVNSFVRYEVGEGMEKREENFAEEVMNQIKK; encoded by the coding sequence ATGAATGTTACTGCTAAAATGGTAAAAGAACTACGTGAAAAAACTGGTGCTGGTATGATGGATTGCAAAAAAGCACTACAAGAAACAGACGGAGATATGGATAAAGCAATTAATTACTTGCGTGAGAAAGGAATCTCAAAAGCTGCTAAAAAAGCTGATCGTATTGCAGCAGAAGGTGCTACTTACATTGAAACAGATGGTAATTCCGCAGTTCTATTAGAAGTGAATTGTGAAACTGACTTTGTGACAAAAAACGATCAGTTCCAACAATTATTATCAGAACTCGGAAAGCATATTGTAAAACAACAGCCGGCTAACATTGAAGAAGCTATGAAGCAAGCGTTACATGGAAATGGTGAGACAGTAGAAGCCTATATCAATGCAGCAGTTGCAAAAATTGGTGAAAAAATTTCACTCCGTCGATTTGCGTTAATAAATAAGACAGATAATGATGCATTTGGGACCTACCTACATATGGGTGGCAATATTGGTGTACTGTCACTTGTTGAAGGTACTGGGGACGAACAGCTTGCCAAAGATATAGCCATGCATATTGCAGCATCTAATCCTCGTTATGTGTCGCGTGATGAGGTTCCAGAAGAAGAGGTTAATCAAGAGCGTGAAGTGTTGAAAACACAAGCTTTAAATGAGGGGAAACCGGAGAATATTGTTCAAAAAATGGTCGAAGGACGTCTTGGGAAGTTCTTTGGAGAAATTTGTTTATTGGAACAAGACTTTGTTAAAGATCCCGATCAAAAAGTTAAAAAATATGTAGCTGATAAAGGTGCGAGCGTCAATTCGTTTGTTCGCTATGAAGTAGGCGAAGGTATGGAGAAACGTGAAGAGAACTTTGCCGAAGAAGTTATGAATCAGATTAAAAAATAA
- a CDS encoding MinD/ParA family protein has product MYDQASSLRRQVHSKEAKTLAIISGKGGVGKSNIALNFSLELIRQQKKVLLFDLDVGMGNIDILLGLHAEKTIIDMFNEKLSIHEIIEKGPGGLAYIAGGSGLSDFFTMNQGNRDYFFVQYQELTEFYDYILFDMGAGATKDSIFFILASDECMVITTPEPTSITDAYSMVKHVASSQPDIPIYVVMNRSTTSDGKISLERFKNVVDHFLHIDIKMLGIIPEDKTVFTAVRRQIPYVLLNEQSTISKATKQLVRNYTTNTSGVNKIESTSFVQKLKQLLAGR; this is encoded by the coding sequence ATGTATGATCAAGCATCAAGTTTGCGACGTCAGGTCCATTCAAAAGAGGCAAAAACACTGGCTATCATAAGCGGAAAAGGTGGTGTCGGGAAGTCGAATATTGCTTTGAATTTTTCCCTGGAATTAATACGTCAGCAGAAAAAGGTGCTTTTATTTGATTTAGATGTAGGGATGGGAAATATTGATATCTTGCTAGGATTACATGCTGAAAAGACAATTATCGACATGTTTAATGAAAAGTTATCCATTCATGAAATCATAGAAAAAGGCCCAGGTGGATTAGCATATATTGCAGGAGGCTCCGGATTGAGTGATTTCTTTACCATGAATCAGGGAAATAGAGATTATTTTTTTGTGCAGTATCAGGAATTGACTGAGTTCTATGACTACATTCTCTTTGATATGGGGGCAGGAGCTACAAAGGATAGTATTTTCTTTATTCTTGCATCAGATGAATGTATGGTTATCACAACACCAGAGCCCACATCTATTACAGATGCTTATAGTATGGTAAAACACGTCGCGAGCAGTCAACCTGATATACCAATATATGTAGTAATGAATCGTTCCACAACAAGTGATGGAAAGATATCCTTGGAAAGGTTCAAAAATGTAGTCGATCATTTTTTACATATTGATATTAAAATGCTTGGAATTATACCGGAGGATAAAACTGTTTTTACCGCTGTCAGAAGGCAAATTCCATATGTCCTATTAAATGAGCAATCAACCATATCAAAAGCAACCAAACAACTGGTGCGTAACTATACAACAAATACGTCGGGAGTAAACAAAATAGAATCCACCTCTTTTGTCCAAAAATTAAAACAGTTACTGGCGGGGAGGTAA
- a CDS encoding isoprenyl transferase, protein MSMKLPFINNKQKKENEQTDLENIPDHVAIIMDGNGRWAKKRGLPRIAGHREGVKVVKNIVKTASKHNVQILTLYTFSTENWKRPKSEVDFIMKLPKEFLDVYLPELIENNVRLETIGEVEALPKDTKEVIQYAKDKTKNNNGLLLNFALNYGSRFEIMQAIKQIMADIDGAKLSVEAVDEEIFSKYLYTQGIRDPDLLIRTSGEQRLSNFLLWQLAYTEFWFTDVLWPDFNEETFKQALHEYQQRKRRYGGI, encoded by the coding sequence ATGTCAATGAAACTTCCTTTTATAAATAATAAACAGAAAAAGGAAAATGAACAAACTGATTTAGAAAACATCCCGGACCATGTGGCAATTATTATGGATGGTAATGGTAGATGGGCAAAGAAACGTGGCCTTCCACGTATTGCGGGTCATAGAGAAGGAGTAAAAGTTGTTAAGAACATTGTGAAGACAGCTTCGAAGCATAACGTACAAATACTTACACTTTACACATTTTCTACTGAAAACTGGAAGCGACCAAAATCAGAGGTTGATTTCATCATGAAACTTCCAAAAGAATTTCTGGATGTTTACTTACCGGAATTGATCGAAAACAATGTAAGACTTGAAACAATTGGTGAAGTTGAAGCATTACCTAAAGATACAAAAGAAGTAATCCAATATGCGAAAGATAAAACAAAGAATAATAATGGATTATTATTAAATTTTGCTTTAAACTATGGTAGTAGATTCGAAATTATGCAGGCAATTAAACAAATAATGGCAGACATAGATGGGGCAAAACTATCTGTAGAAGCAGTGGATGAAGAAATTTTTTCAAAATACTTATATACGCAAGGAATTAGGGATCCAGATTTATTAATACGTACCAGTGGAGAACAGCGGTTAAGTAACTTTTTACTATGGCAATTGGCCTATACTGAATTTTGGTTTACAGACGTATTATGGCCGGATTTTAATGAAGAAACTTTTAAGCAGGCTCTCCATGAATATCAACAGCGGAAAAGGCGATATGGAGGTATATAG
- a CDS encoding FliA/WhiG family RNA polymerase sigma factor — protein MTTNKSPLEQKLWDKWILTKDRDTANDLIQNYIYLVSFHVDRISSHLPNNVSKDDMKSFGLMGLYDALKKFEPARDLKFDTYAAFRVRGAIIDGLRKEDWLPRSLREKTKKIEQVTGELEQTYQRLPTAEEIAKRTGMLTKEVEEIIKDSLFAHVLSIEEKPRDGRSELKEGLGYTIADEATISPEENMLAIEVKKELAEGIKLLNDNEQMVISLFYHDELTLTEIGNVLGLTTSRISQIHKKAIFKLRKALKKIQALS, from the coding sequence ATGACAACTAATAAATCTCCTCTTGAACAAAAGTTATGGGACAAGTGGATACTTACGAAAGATAGGGATACAGCAAATGACCTCATACAAAATTATATATACTTAGTAAGTTTCCATGTGGATAGAATTTCCAGTCACTTACCAAATAATGTAAGTAAAGATGATATGAAAAGCTTTGGCTTGATGGGGTTGTATGATGCCTTGAAGAAATTTGAGCCTGCCCGGGATCTGAAATTTGATACATATGCCGCGTTTCGTGTACGTGGGGCGATTATTGATGGATTAAGAAAAGAAGATTGGCTTCCTAGATCATTAAGAGAAAAAACGAAAAAAATTGAACAAGTTACGGGGGAGTTGGAACAAACCTATCAACGATTGCCAACAGCCGAAGAAATAGCTAAAAGAACAGGCATGTTAACCAAAGAGGTTGAGGAAATTATAAAGGATTCACTTTTTGCACATGTATTATCAATTGAAGAAAAACCAAGGGATGGAAGAAGTGAACTAAAAGAAGGTTTAGGATATACAATAGCTGATGAGGCGACTATTTCACCTGAAGAGAATATGCTTGCAATTGAGGTGAAGAAAGAACTTGCAGAGGGTATTAAATTATTAAATGACAATGAACAAATGGTGATTAGTTTATTTTATCATGATGAATTAACATTGACAGAGATTGGCAACGTACTCGGATTAACTACATCAAGAATTTCACAAATACATAAAAAAGCAATTTTTAAATTAAGAAAGGCACTTAAAAAAATACAGGCTTTATCATAA